From Zingiber officinale cultivar Zhangliang chromosome 5B, Zo_v1.1, whole genome shotgun sequence, the proteins below share one genomic window:
- the LOC121984439 gene encoding beta-hexosaminidase 3-like encodes MLMGKGNRGRGILLLLGFLACFEAAFGGEDGAVNLWPMPKSVSHGSRTLSLSKDFKLTTQGSKYPDDSSLLKEAFKRMVDVVQVNHIVDGRVPNSMVLAGLNVAISSADDVLKFGVNESYKLHVPAVGSLIYANIEAKTVYGALHALETFSQLCHFNFDKRIVELYAAPWSIFDKPRFPFRGLLIDTSRHYLPLPVIKVVIDSMAYSKLNVLHWHIVDEQSFPLEIPSYPRLWSGSYSYSERYTVADALEIVQYAQRRGINVLAEIDIPGHARSWGVGYPALWPSTECNQPLDVSNEFTFKVIDGILSDFSKIFKFKFVHLGGDEVNTSCWSNTPHVKEWLNKHGMNESEAYKYFVLRAQKIAISHGYEVVNWEETFNNFGRQLNPETVVHNWLGGGVAKKVVAAGLRCIVSNQDKWYLDHLDATWEGFYMNEPLINITEPEEQKRVIGGEVCMWGEHIDASDIEQTIWPRAAAAAERLWTPLEKLANDPTRVTGRLARFRCLLNQRGIAAAPLAGLGRAVPIEPGSCLKQ; translated from the exons ATGCTGATGGGAAAGGGAAATCGGGGGAGAGGAATCCTGCTCTTGCTCGGGTTCCTTGCTTGTTTCGAGGCGGCGTTtggcggagaagacggagcggtTAACCTCTGGCCGATGCCCAAGTCGGTAAGCCATGGCTCGCGAACGCTGTCCTTGAGCAAGGATTTCAAGTTGACGACGCAGGGGAGCAAGTACCCCGATGATTCCTCGCTGTTGAAGGAAGCTTTCAAGAGGATGGTCGATGTGGTACAAGTGAATCACATCGTTGACGGTCGAGTTCCGAATTCGATGGTGCTCGCTGGGTTGAATGTGGCTATTTCTTCAGCAGATGATGTG CTGAAATTTGGGGTGAATGAGTCCTATAAATTGCATGTTCCTGCTGTTGGAAGTCTCATATATGCAAATATAGAG GCAAAAACAGTTTATGGAGCACTTCATGCTTTGGAG ACTTTCAGCCAATTGTGCCACTTTAATTTTGACAAGAGGATTGTTGAATTATATGCAGCTCCTTGGTCTATTTTTGATAAGCCAAGGTTTCCTTTTCGTGGACTTCTTATTG ATACCTCTCGGCATTACCTACCCCTACCAGTAATAAAAGTTGTTATCGATTCAATGGCATATAGTAAATTG AATGTGCTTCACTGGCATATTGTGGACGAGCAATCCTTCCCCTTGGAGATACCATCATATCCAAGATTGTGGTCTGGCTCATATTCTTATTCCGAGCGATACACCGTGGCTGATGCTCTTGAAATTGTACA GTATGCACAAAGAAGGGGGATAAATGTCTTGGCTGAGATTGATATTCCAGGCCATGCTCGCTCATG GGGTGTCGGATATCCTGCTTTATGGCCATCAACAGAATGCAATCAACCACTTGATGTCAGTAACGAGTTCACATTCAAAGTAATAGATGGAATTCTTTCGG atttttcaaagattttcaaGTTCAAGTTTGTCCACTTGGGAGGCGACGAAGTTAACACAA GTTGCTGGTCCAATACCCCTCATGTAAAAGAATG GTTGAACAAACATGGGATGAATGAATCCGAAGCCTACAAGTACTTTGTTTTACGAGCACAAAAAATAGCTATATCACATGGATATGAAGTCGTCAATTG GGAGGAAACTTTCAACAACTTTGGGAGACAACTGAACCCCGAAACTGTAGTCCATAACTG GCTCGGCGGTGGAGTAGCAAAGAAGGTGGTCGCCGCTGGACTGAGATGCATAGTGAGCAACCAAGACAAGTGGTATTTGGATCACTTAGATGCTACCTGGGAGGGGTTCTATATGAATGAACCACTCATAAACATCACTGAACCAGAAGAACAAAAACGAGTTATCGGCGGTGAGGTATGCATGTGGGGAGAGCATATTGATGCCTCTGATATAGAGCAAACTATATGGCCGCGCGCTGCAGCTGCTGCTG AGCGACTATGGACCCCTCTCGAGAAACTGGCAAATGATCCAACACGAGTCACGGGAAGATTGGCTCGATTTAGGTGTTTGCTTAACCAGAGGGGGATTGCTGCTGCACCATTGGCAGGACTAGGGCGTGCCGTTCCAATAGAGCCTGGTTCTTGCTTGAAACAATAA